The proteins below are encoded in one region of Huiozyma naganishii CBS 8797 chromosome 7, complete genome:
- the KNAG0G03590 gene encoding uncharacterized protein (ancestral locus Anc_8.869), whose product MGNDGGSISKVQNLKLSLDPEVKRSKIETNEFNSVSRWKVCRVTNTPLRLPIVSDYKGYLYNKESILEWMLASPSKGCYSTSQIKQLSHIKRIHDVVELANLDEVKTASGIFLRCNFGDDILGDDMKSTFVYVVPCGDVLPRITTELSSSNDKSMKCPQCMTPCSKENIIPINPQATQDIQRLKDRYQRLSRDNLYHDGTAKKRKKMKRRRGANEATLSSKKTKI is encoded by the coding sequence ATGGGTAACGATGGTGGGTCAATCAGTAAAGTGCAAAACTTGAAGTTGTCGTTGGATCCTGAGGTGAAAAGAAGTAAGATAGAGACGAATGAGTTTAACAGCGTTTCGCGATGGAAAGTTTGCAGAGTGACCAATACGCCTTTACGGTTGCCTATTGTAAGTGATTATAAAGGCTACCTGTACAACAAAGAGTCTATCTTGGAGTGGATGCTTGCCTCTCCCAGCAAAGGCTGCTATTCTACATCACAAATAAAACAACTGAGCCATATAAAAAGAATACATGATGTAGTGGAGTTGGCCAATTTGGATGAGGTGAAAACCGCAAGTGGGATATTTCTACGGTGCAACTTTGGAGATGATATATTAGGTGACGATATGAAGTCCACCTTTGTCTATGTGGTACCATGTGGTGATGTGCTGCCCCGCATAACGACAGAACTGAGTAGCTCAAACGATAAATCTATGAAATGCCCTCAGTGTATGACGCCTTGTTCCAAGGAAAACATTATACCTATAAACCCACAGGCTACTCAGGATATTCAACGGCTAAAAGATCGTTACCAGCGACTGTCAAGGGACAATCTGTACCACGATGGCACAGccaaaaagaggaagaaaatgaagaggAGACGTGGAGCAAATGAAGCGACTTTAAGCTCCAAAAAAACCAAGATCTAA
- the MSC1 gene encoding double-strand break repair enhancer MSC1 (similar to Saccharomyces cerevisiae MSC1 (YML128C); ancestral locus Anc_8.867), with amino-acid sequence MKLFSVLAGGAVLAQVCVAKQSVFSFENWSQKDLTDYLQDHADNLKDIGSMSLDELKKDALQMWEKNAQPKPWWQVWKSDEWSFPWTSAGGGSNPVSSWLFETWSKDELRDMLDSNGIKASATESKDQLLNAVRENFDKIASKMKISGLYPSNNFFDKWTAADLKQWLDKFKVPYDAKIADKRDELLHTVKQNIYQMSSFLEQERLNLLKSIDLTGKQLYDKAGELKSDVFDEWSNADIEKWLQSHEVPIKDRLVSSHEYMVDLANEHKDLLKDDINWYLSVSKRKVSPFLEKTPEYASYMWDTSKQYMGDLLEKTKETKGQVDDVINDTFLVGIESWPKDRLKKFLDYRGIKYSYFATKKELADLAVAYRNKPLKDLKHYMKSGLDTMGEAKDWAMEKRDEFMDSEVYDNMANHLKNLNENAGNMKDDLANRLSDAFSNWSADDLKAYLNQFGVQSDSYSKEDLVNLAKDNTQWFFGVPTKQPVYKKIANTIQDYAKRGLMMIFNR; translated from the coding sequence ATGAAGTTGTTTAGTGTGCTTGCTGGTGGAGCTGTGCTGGCGCAGGTGTGCGTGGCGAAACAGAGTGTTTTCTCGTTTGAGAACTGGTCTCAGAAGGATCTCACGGATTATCTGCAGGACCACGCGGAcaatttgaaggatataGGGTCGATGTCGCTCGATGAGCTGAAGAAGGACGCCTTGCAGATGTGGGAGAAGAACGCCCAGCCCAAGCCCTGGTGGCAGGTGTGGAAGTCGGACGAGTGGTCTTTCCCTTGGACCTCCGCTGGCGGGGGGTCAAATCCAGTATCCTCCTGGCTGTTTGAGACGTGGTCCAAGGACGAACTGCGCGATATGCTGGACTCCAATGGGATCAAAGCAAGTGCCACAGAGAGCAAGGACCAGCTGCTCAACGCCGTCAGGGAGAACTTCGACAAGATCGCCTCCAAAATGAAGATCTCAGGGCTGTACCCTTCGAACAACTTCTTTGACAAGTGGACTGCCGCGGATTTGAAGCAGTGGCTAGACAAGTTCAAGGTCCCTTACGACGCCAAAATCGCCGACAAAAGAGACGAACTGCTGCACACAGTCAAGCAGAATATTTATCAGATGTCCTCGTTTTTGGAGCAAGAAAGATTGAACTTGCTAAAGTCCATTGACCTCACGGGTAAACAGCTATATGACAAGGCTGGTGAGCTAAAATCTGACGTCTTCGACGAGTGGTCCAACGCAGATATCGAAAAATGGCTTCAGAGCCACGAGGTGCCCATCAAGGACAGACTCGTCTCGTCGCACGAGTACATGGTAGACTTGGCAAACGAGCACAAGGACTTGCTAAAGGACGACATCAACTGGTACTTATCGGTCAGCAAAAGGAAGGTTTCCCCATTCTTGGAGAAGACCCCAGAGTACGCCTCCTACATGTGGGACACCTCTAAACAGTACATGGGCGACCTGTTGGAAAAGACCAAAGAGACAAAGGGTCAGGTTGACGACGTTATCAATGACACTTTCCTTGTCGGCATAGAAAGCTGGCCAAAGGAcaggttgaagaagtttttggaCTACCGTGGTATCAAATACTCTTACTTTGCGACTAAGAAAGAGCTCGCGGACCTTGCTGTTGCCTACAGGAACAAACCACTAAAGGACTTGAAGCATTACATGAAGAGTGGATTGGACACAATGGGTGAAGCCAAGGACTGGGCCATGGAAAAGAGAGACGAGTTCATGGACTCGGAAGTCTACGATAACATGGCAAACCacttgaaaaacttgaacgAAAACGCGGGTAATATGAAGGACGACCTGGCCAACAGGTTAAGTGACGCCTTCAGCAACTGGTCCGCTGACGATCTAAAGGCATACCTTAACCAATTTGGCGTTCAAAGCGACTCATACTCGAAGGAAGACTTAGTCAACTTGGCAAAGGATAACACCCAATGGTTCTTTGGAGTCCCCACCAAACAACCTGTCTACAAAAAGATCGCCAATACCATTCAGGACTACGCGAAGAGAGGcttgatgatgatattcAATCGTTAG
- the RAD10 gene encoding DNA repair protein RAD10 (similar to Saccharomyces cerevisiae RAD10 (YML095C); ancestral locus Anc_8.874), with protein sequence MNNTNPTSFKSILAGVKRLRNQAGEGDSDTSTNAVKSRQQKAPLSHGQDSSRLPSSTKVTNTFNQQRFVRDTDSRATGSTTQNKFQPTVAKGPSLGKTVLVNTTQKENPLLADLKNTAWRYISSTATRKIYYDYFIKNRSVLFLTLSYHKLYPDYLERRMLPLKVNENNILIFVKDDDSHSEETLTEITKIAMFNGFTLLLAFNFEQAAKYIEYLNTA encoded by the coding sequence ATGAACAACACAAACCCTacatctttcaaaagtATTTTAGCTGGTGTCAAACGACTGCGTAACCAAGCGGGAGAAGGTGATTCCGATACGAGTACGAATGCAGTGAAATCAAGGCAACAGAAGGCACCTCTTAGTCATGGGCAGGATTCAAGCCGATTACCAAGCTCAACCAAGGTCACAAATACCTTCAACCAACAACGTTTTGTGCGGGACACGGACAGTAGAGCTACAGGTTCCACGACCCAGAATAAGTTTCAACCTACTGTCGCTAAGGGGCCGTCACTCGGGAAGACTGTACTGGTCAATACAACACAGAAGGAAAATCCGCTGCTTGCggatttgaagaatacTGCTTGGAGGTACATATCCTCTACTGctacaagaaaaatatactATGACtatttcatcaaaaatCGTTCTGTGTTGTTTCTAACGCTTTCGTATCATAAATTGTACCCTGACTATCTAGAGAGACGAATGCTACCGTTAAAAGTCAACGAAAACAATATATTAATATTTGTCAAGGATGATGATTCGCATTCGGAGGAGACTTTGACGGAGATTACCAAGATTGCCATGTTCAATGGGTTTACACTTTTATTGgctttcaattttgaacaagcAGCCAAATATATAGAGTACTTAAATACAGCATAG
- the GIM5 gene encoding Gim5p (similar to Saccharomyces cerevisiae GIM5 (YML094W); ancestral locus Anc_8.873) has translation MSQQKIDLTKLNLEQLNTVKQQFSQELQHFQQSLQALLVAKNKFLECIDDIKTISAKENENQSIMMPASSSLYIPAVIKDNQMFMVDVGTGYFVDKSAQDAIIFYQKKVDKLEKESLVIQNIIKEKGISASAIDQQIRQAAVKQHEDSKRNPQSAGAA, from the exons ATGTCTCAACAAAAGA TTGACTTGACGAAATTGAATTTGGAACAGCTAAACACTGTCAAACAGCAATTCAGTCAAGAATTGCAACACTTTCAGCAATCATTGCAGGCCTTGCTGGTTGCCAAGAACAAATTTCTCGAATGTATCGATGATATCAAAACCATATCtgcaaaagaaaacgaaaacCAGAGTATAATGATGCCTGCCTCATCTTCTCTATACATTCCAGCAGTCATCAAGGATAATCAAATGTTTATGGTCGACGTGGGCACCGGTTATTTTGTGGACAAGAGTGCACAAGATGCGATCATTTTCTAccagaagaaagtggataAACTAGAGAAGGAGTCTTTAGTAATTCAAAACATcataaaggaaaaaggCATTTCTGCCTCAGCCATTGACCAACAGATTAGACAGGCAGCGGTAAAACAGCACGAAGATAGTAAGAGGAATCCGCAATCTGCTGGTGCTGCCTGA
- the VPS9 gene encoding guanine nucleotide exchange factor VPS9 (similar to Saccharomyces cerevisiae VPS9 (YML097C); ancestral locus Anc_8.876), translated as MVNEEILREFDPLSGRNTATTSTKPSPEQTSEQQSDNSTHISGQDLRDESHGRVESEREDPPLGFQLFIQQLKTPEAEPIVKYLKSFLHNFCTRRVLWSASEQQKLISDFKTFIYDKLLVFEPFKSLTESQLTNAQEGLEKLIMGKLYSRCFSPSLKDSLNVKLDDEHEGDLLGDIKLRAKTEEYQFIELENLDISTEISTKLNKFMKLAINELSKINKFKAPRDKVVCILNCCKVIFGLLRHNNLDKEGADSFIPLLITVVLKGNVGNLYSNVKYIERFRDNKFMKSEETYYLSSVLGAINFIQEMDESTLTIADRDTFRKKYLSNQDTLEEQRRKETDETVNNNNDTLLPTTLDDVTNSMATMVNDFLLSYGGKNATGVTPTQPTVANDQNATQEIAEQENDAHINRLILQLEERDNEEALDTLQSMFPDIDKDIIHDIGEAKRYRIGECVDALLQIFN; from the coding sequence ATGGTCAATGAAGAAATATTACGGGAATTTGACCCCCTCAGCGGTAGGAATACCGCAACAACCAGCACGAAGCCAAGCCCAGAGCAGACATCCGAACAACAAAGTGACAATTCCACTCATATATCGGGACAAGACTTGCGGGATGAATCTCATGGTCGCGTCGAATCTGAAAGAGAGGACCCGCCTCTAGGATTCCAATTGTTCATCCAACAACTCAAAACACCGGAAGCTGAACCGATTGTGAAATATTTGAAGTCATTCCTCCATAACTTCTGCACTAGGAGAGTTCTATGGAGCGCTTCCGAACAACAGAAATTGATTTCGGACTTCAAAACGTTTATATATGACAAACTGTTGGTCTTTGAGCCCTTCAAATCGTTAACAGAGTCACAGTTAACCAACGCTCAAGAGGGTCTGGAGAAACTCATCATGGGGAAGCTTTACAGCAGGTGCTTCTCGCCGTCGTTGAAGGATTCTTTGAACGTCAAGTTGGATGATGAGCATGAGGGGGACTTGCTTGGGGATATAAAACTACGAGCGAAAACCGAGGAATACCAGTTTATAGAGTTGGAAAATTTGGATATCTCTACTGAGATTTCTAcaaagttgaacaagtttaTGAAACTAGCGATTAATGAACTCAGTAAGATTAATAAGTTCAAGGCTCCTCGCGATAAAGTTGTTTGTATTTTGAACTGTTGCAAAGTTATCTTTGGTTTACTGAGACACAACAACTTGGATAAAGAAGGTGCCGATAGTTTTATACCGTTGCTCATAACTGTTGTTTTGAAGGGGAATGTTGGGAATCTCTATTCTAACGTCAAATATATCGAAAGGTTTAGGGACAACAAGTTTATGAAAAGCGAGGAAACGTACTATTTGAGTAGCGTCCTTGGGGCTATAAATTTTATTCAAGAGATGGATGAATCGACGTTGACCATTGCAGACAGGGATACTTTCCGGAAAAAATATCTGAGCAACCAGGACACGCTGGAGGAACAACGTCGCAAAGAGACAGACGAGACTGTGAATAATAACAATGACACTTTATTGCCCACTACTCTAGACGACGTGACAAACAGCATGGCCACCATGGTCAACGATTTCCTGCTTTCGTACGGCGGGAAGAACGCAACGGGCGTCACGCCCACACAGCCTACAGTGGCCAACGACCAAAATGCCACCCAGGAGATCGCAGAGCAAGAAAACGACGCCCACATCAACAGACTGATACTTCAACTGGAAGAGAGGGACAATGAGGAGGCGCTGGACACGTTGCAGTCAATGTTCCCGGACATAGACAAGGACATTATCCACGACATCGGTGAGGCGAAACGGTACAGAATCGGCGAGTGTGTCGATGCGCTGTTACAGATATTCAATTAG
- the COX14 gene encoding Cox14p (similar to Saccharomyces cerevisiae COX14 (YML129C); ancestral locus Anc_8.868) — MARYAWYTRVTDTLHRLTVLSLVGGTLYMAGGLVYTLYMNGKRYEKQVTAKSAAIKENGENEAKE, encoded by the coding sequence ATGGCTAGATATGCATGGTATACAAGAGTCACAGATACACTACATAGACTGACGGTGCTATCTCTGGTCGGTGGTACTCTCTATATGGCTGGCGGACTGGTGTATACGCTGTATATGAACGGTAAACGGTACGAGAAGCAAGTCACTGCCAAGTCTGCTGCAATtaaagaaaatggagagAATGAGGCGAAGGAGTAG
- the ERO1 gene encoding ER oxidoreductin (similar to Saccharomyces cerevisiae ERO1 (YML130C); ancestral locus Anc_8.877), producing MRWSDLFVLGALTVPSLAQPNEQTAFSTKNDMTPFCKIDKDEKLGPNCDASITAINNINRKIRSDLVGLVQTDFFKYFKFDPLKKCAIWENNDGLCFSRSCAIDVVEDWDSLPAYWQPEVLGGLSNDTNSDTESLGHDNDVSFLNQLCEKHEPLLPADFDEEDINYYDVTDFTSDTAVLVDLTANPERFTGYGGQQAGQIWQSIYAENCFPADDGQEQCLAKDGFYRMMSGLHASIGTHLSNDHLNTETGKWGPDLDLFMARVGNFPDRVSNIYFNYAVVAKALWKVKPYLKHLDFCTDYDNDVKSKILNIVSQLDSKIFDENLMFENQVDSVLKDEFRKRFKNVTRIMDCVHCDRCKMWGKVQTTGYATSLKILFELDESDELSMQRVVDKLTKFELIALINTFGRLSNSIEAINNFEKLYNKRMDNNSGVASFLQNNFFKLLSKATDSIRDKINGSINGSGTLGKKDEEKQKAPKQPASPKFVDLKMPQRKIEEKDKGTTGVSSNRWKRAWETEWHNYKEAVRFVWRSYVDLPRNLWNLILVNANRLWNSFIGVTGYLSEEEEDPSVYKLDFQ from the coding sequence ATGAGGTGGTCTGatctgtttgttttggGGGCGCTGACGGTTCCTTCGCTTGCGCAACCGAACGAGCAAACCGCTTTTTCTACGAAGAATGACATGACACCCTTTTGCAAGATAGATAAGGACGAGAAGTTGGGGCCCAACTGTGATGCCAGCATTACTGCGATtaacaacatcaacaggAAGATAAGAAGCGACCTAGTTGGCCTAGTACAGAccgatttcttcaagtactttaAATTTGACCCACTGAAGAAGTGCGCCATTTGGGAGAACAACGATGGTTTGTGCTTCAGCAGAAGCTGTGCCATCGACGTTGTAGAGGATTGGGACAGTCTCCCAGCTTATTGGCAGCCAGAGGTGTTGGGTGGGTTGAGCAACGACACAAACTCGGACACAGAAAGTTTGGGCCATGACAACGACGTTTCTTTCCTGAATCAGTTGTGTGAAAAGCATGAGCCCCTATTGCCCGCTGACtttgatgaggaggacATCAATTACTACGATGTAACGGACTTCACAAGCGACACGGCTGTGCTTGTCGATTTGACCGCTAACCCAGAACGGTTTACTGGCTACGGTGGCCAACAAGCGGGTCAAATATGGCAAAGTATCTACGCGGAGAATTGTTTCCCAGCGGATGATGGTCAAGAACAGTGTTTGGCGAAGGACGGATTTTATAGAATGATGTCGGGGTTGCATGCATCTATTGGTACACACTTATCAAATGACCATTTGAACACAGAGACTGGTAAATGGGGCCCTGATTTGGACTTGTTCATGGCCAGGGTTGGGAATTTCCCAGACAGAGTGTCAAACATATATTTCAACTATGCGGTTGTCGCAAAGGCTCTATGGAAAGTCAAACCGTACTTGAAACACTTGGATTTCTGTACCGACTACGATAACGACGTCAAGTCGAAGATTCTAAACATTGTCTCTCAATTGGACAGCAAGATCTTTGACGAAAACTTGATGTTCGAGAATCAAGTGGATTCAGTCTTGAAGGATGAATTCAGAAAGAGATTTAAAAACGTGACAAGAATCATGGATTGTGTTCATTGCGATCGATGCAAAATGTGGGGGAAAGTCCAGACAACAGGTTATGCAACAAGTTTAAAGATCCTGTTCGAATTGGATGAGTCGGATGAACTGTCAATGCAACGTGTCGTTGATAAGTTAACTAAATTCGAACTGATTGCACTGATTAATACTTTTGGTAGATTGTCAAACTCTATTGAAGCtatcaacaattttgagAAATTGTACAACAAAAGAATGGACAATAACTCCGGTGTGGCATCTTTTTTACAGAACAACTTCTTTAAGTTACTGTCCAAAGCCACCGACAGCATTCGTGACAAGATCAACGGGTCTATCAATGGTAGTGGAACTCTGGGCAAAAAGGACgaagagaaacagaaagCCCCCAAACAGCCAGCGTCTCCCAAATTTGTTGATTTAAAGATGCCCCAAAGGAAGATAGAGGAAAAGGACAAGGGTACCACCGGTGTTTCCTCTAACAGGTGGAAGAGAGCTTGGGAGACAGAGTGGCACAACTATAAAGAGGCCGTTCGTTTCGTTTGGAGAAGCTACGTCGATTTGCCAAGAAATCTTTGGAACCTGATTTTAGTCAACGCGAACAGACTGTGGAACTCGTTCATCGGCGTCACTGGATACCTGagtgaggaggaggaagaccCGTCAGTTTATAAATTAGACTTTCAATGA
- the TAF13 gene encoding Taf13p (similar to Saccharomyces cerevisiae TAF13 (YML098W); ancestral locus Anc_8.878) yields the protein MSKKIKKTNLFSKDVNSLLYAYGDVAQPLPETVQCVDDLLSGYLVDICTSAYRASRATGKNKVKLEDFKFVIRRDPIKLARASELISTNKLITEAKKQFNENDNQNAKRFRGGEEEEEDDEEEEEEDEDAEEDDDDENDHQPQQSNIRRSENKSGQKIRQNKKQKQAN from the coding sequence ATGTCTaagaagatcaaaaaaaCTAACTTGTTCAGCAAGGATGTCAACTCATTGCTCTATGCGTACGGGGATGTAGCACAGCCTCTACCTGAAACTGTGCAGTGTGTGGACGATTTACTCTCCGGTTACCTTGTCGATATATGTACTTCTGCCTATCGAGCATCGAGGGCCACGGGCAAGAATAAAGTCAAGTTGGAAGATTTCAAGTTTGTTATAAGACGAGACCCTATTAAATTGGCGAGAGCCTCGGAACTGATATCGACAAATAAGCTGATCACTGAAGCGAAAAAGCAGTTTAACGAAAACGACAATCAAAATGCCAAGAGGTTTAGAGGCggagaagaggaggaagaggatgatgaggaggaggaggaagaggacgaagacgcagaggaagacgatgatgacgaaaaCGACCATCAACCGCAACAGAGTAATATAAGGCGATCAGAAAACAAGTCTGGTCAAAAAATCAGGCAGAacaagaagcagaaacagGCAAACTGA